From one Callospermophilus lateralis isolate mCalLat2 unplaced genomic scaffold, mCalLat2.hap1 Scaffold_96, whole genome shotgun sequence genomic stretch:
- the LOC143641339 gene encoding uncharacterized protein C8orf34-like, with protein MASSPLPWCAALFLCRWCGCASSTKPGRRARSTVSPTQETMEFSSSLLRPPVIGEWIGREENDADPLAAGILQPPVSRSKNDQWESEDSGSSPAGRCWGRILKL; from the exons ATGGCATCTTCACCATTACCGTGGTGTGCAGCATTGTTCTTATGTCGCTGGTGTGGGTGTGCATCATCTACCAAACCAGGAAGAAGagcgaggagtacagtgtcaccaACACAG gAAACAATGGAATTCAGTTCCTCTCTTCTGAGGCCCCCAGTGATTGGAGAATGGATTGGTAGAGAAGAAAACGATGCTGATCCACTAGCTGCTGGAATTCTGCAGCCCCCAGTTTCAAGAAGTAAAAATGACCAATGGGAAAGTGAAGACAGTGGCTCTAGCCCTGCAGGAAG ATGTTGGGGAAGAATCCTGAAGCTATAA